From a single Lates calcarifer isolate ASB-BC8 linkage group LG12, TLL_Latcal_v3, whole genome shotgun sequence genomic region:
- the LOC108898897 gene encoding T-cell receptor-associated transmembrane adapter 1, with protein sequence MSSCCNGTSPNGFLCSVNHVWMVFGAIGMVLFISLSWNIFCCVSKCYSGKGTCRRRRQSPRQMEDNPIYGNISYTQTSMTLYTESDRPHSSLSSSSLRDQHRVNSNSQSKAQDCYANLTLKPPRPQSGRSSPQIQYSDVVQLEVQPESEKEDEGHTDTVSTMSDLYASVQTQRTKTVDLADTGEDYANHL encoded by the exons ATGTCTTCCTGCTGTAATGGGACAAGCCCGAATG GCTTTCTTTGTTCGGTAAATCATGTATGGATGGTATTTGGAGCTATCGGCATGGTGCTGTTCATCTCACTATCTTggaatattttttgttgtgtatCAAAATGTTATTCAG GAAAAGGGACATGTAGGAGACGAAG ACAGAGCCCGAGGCAGATGGAAGACAATCCCATTTATGGCAACATAAGCTACACGCAAACAA GCATGACTTTGTACACAGAAAGTGATCGTCCACACTCGTCACTCAGCTCTTCATCTTTGAGGGACCAACACAGAGTCAATTCTAACTCACAG TCCAAAGCTCAGGACTGCTATGCCAACCTGACCCTGAAACCTCCCAGGCCCCAGTCTGGCCGCAGCTCTCCACAGATACAGTACTCAGATGTAGTTCAGTTGGAGGTGCAACCAGAGTCAGAGAAGGAAGATGAAGGCCACACAGATACCGTCTCCACCATGTCCGATCTGTATGCGTCTGTGCAAACTCAGCGCACCAAAACGGTTGATCTTGCAGACACCGGAGAGGACTATGCCAACCATCTCTGA
- the LOC108898939 gene encoding translocon-associated protein subunit alpha, whose protein sequence is MFNFGSKFLLLFLLAFPCGLISIGHVSAEPDSAEDIAEDADAAVDEEEDDEEVLVEEDQMQASEGDEEESDEAADKLLTSHPDADTTIIFMTGEEFPANEIVRFLVGFTNKGSQDFNVQSLEASFRYPQDFQFYIQNFTALPLNTRVQPQAQASFEYSFIPAQPMAGRPFGLVILLNYLDNEGNMFQTAIYNQTVTITEREEGLDGETIFMYVFLAGLVVLMLFGMYQVLESRTKKRIPVKIEKGTGGLSDVDISWIPQETLNAMNKASPKTSPRKRTKRAAGADQ, encoded by the exons ATGTTCAACTTCGGGTCAAAattcctgctgcttttcctcctgGCCTTCCCCTGCGGATTAATTTCCATCG GCCACGTCTCTGCAGAGCCAGACTCTGCTGAAGATATTGCTGAGGATGCTGATGCTGCAGTggatgaagaagaagacgaTGAAGAGGTCCTTGTTGAGGAGGATCAGATGCAAGCCTCG GAGGGAGACGAAGAAGAGTCAGACGAAGCTGCTGATAAACTGTTGACTTCTCATCCTGACGCCGACACAACCATCATCTTCATGACCGGAGAAG AGTTTCCTGCCAATGAAATTGTGAGGTTCCTGGTTGGTTTCACCAACAAGGGAAGTCAGGATTTCAATGTCCAGTCATTGGAGGCCTCCTTCCGTTACCCCCAGGACTTTCAGTTCTACATTCAGAAT ttcacAGCTTTGCCTTTGAACACCAGAGTGCAGCCTCAGGCTCAGGCCTCCTTTGAGTACTCCTTCATCCCAGCTCAGCCCATGGCTGGTCGCCCATTCGGCCTCGTTATCCTTCTCAACTATCTTGACAATGAG GGCAACATGTTCCAGACTGCCATTTACAACCAAACTGTCACCATcactgagagagaagagggactGGACGGGGAAAC AATATTCATGTACGTGTTCCTGGCTGGACTCGTGGTCCTGATGCTCTTTGGAATGTACCAGGTCCTGGAGTCGAGGACg aaaaaGAGAATCCCAGTGAAAATAGAGAAGGGCACTGGTGGGCTAAGTGATGTGGACATCAGCTGGATTCCTCAGGAGACTCTCAATGCCATGA ACAAGGCTTCCCCTAAAACGTCTCCACGGAAACGAACTAAGAGGGCAGCTGGAGCAGATCAATAA
- the LOC108898934 gene encoding neuritin, with protein MGFFMSTKIGGILAFALVFLSLTVSGDSPDVKCENIYKDFSDCVLELGESMDNYQENVTSERGVAAVCSHWEAFHTCALTALSDCQEEVSSIWETLRQDSRKMRFQGSLFDLCSPSSAPSISSHLAALALPLMLIVAGPNWSSV; from the exons ATGGGATTTTTCATGTCGACGAAGATCGGAGGGATTCTTGCGTTTGCCTTGG TATTCCTGTCCCTCACGGTGTCAGGAGACTCACCAGATGTGAAGTGTGAGAACATTTATAAGGACTTTTCCGACTGTGTCCTGGAGCTGGGAGAGAGCATGGACAACTATCAGGAGAACGTGACCAGTGAGAGGGGAGTGGCGGCCGTGTGCAG CCACTGGGAAGCTTTCCACACATGTGCCCTCACGGCGCTGTCCGACTGTCAGGAGGAAGTCAGCTCCATCTGGGAGACGCTGAGGCAGGACTCCAGGAAGATGCGTTTCCAGGGAAGTCTGTTCGACCTGTGTAGCCCCAGCTCCGCTCCCAGCATAAGTTCCCATCTTGCTGCCCTTGCCCTGCCATTGATGCTGATCGTGGCTGGGCCCAACTGGTCCTCTGTATAG
- the sys1 gene encoding protein SYS1 homolog, whose translation MASHFRSYIWDPVLIVCQIVLMQCIYYSFLGLWLAGVDSLVQTSRSLDQIFSYEALGFATMQGRLSMMAFILNSLTCALGLWFFIRRGKQCLDFTVTVHFFHMIGCWIYNAHLPAALSWWLVNVACMALMAVIGEYLCMRTELRAIPVNSGPKSNL comes from the exons ATGGCCAGTCACTTCCGTAGCTACATCTGGGACCCGGTCCTCATTGTGTGCCAGATTGTGTTGATGCAGTGCATCTACTACAGCTTCTTGGGCCTGTGGTTGGCTGGAGTGGACAGTCTGGTGCAAACTAGTCGGTCACTGGATCAGATCTTTAGCTATGAA GCCCTTGGCTTTGCAACAATGCAAGGGAGGCTGTCAATGATGGCATTCATCCTGAACTCTCTCACCTG TGCCCTTGGTCTGTGGTTCTTCATCCGTCGAGGGAAACAGTGCCTCGACTTCACAGTCACTGTGCACTTCTTCCACATGATTGGCTGCTGGATCTACAACGCTCATCTTCCAGCCGCTCTGTCCTGGTGGCTCGTCAATGTAGCCTGCATGGCCTTGATGGCTGTAATTGGAGAGTACTTGTGCATGCGGACTGAGCTAAGGGCCATTCCGGTCAATAGTGGACCTAAGTCTAACTTGTGA
- the LOC108898918 gene encoding peroxisomal succinyl-coenzyme A thioesterase isoform X1, with protein sequence MLRTHMTVTTIRQLMEMKIIPCFSLHRKLAGLHHAVGAVRWRSSYRQPPVLIAAPARALIDEQISIKGRFLPPHCPVTVHSQMHSEDGDLWEAFAHYNADADGTVSLTRDHSVGGSYSGCEPMGLFWGLQPAPGAREGLRLRKKNVETPYVVHVSLLEGHVSPSEEQSNELAAVTTERWYMAPGVRRIEICQDGVVGTLFLPPGTGPFPGMLDLWGMGGGLVEYRSALFASRGYASLSVAYIGHKELPGPQNKINVGDSYFKSAFHLLQDHHQVCADRIGIIGLSFGVYLTLRLATNIGVKPSCLICINGPVGSTIKLSDDDGRTENFEGDQKYWMYDDQGHVSFRAVSLPANLSPESKVKIENLTCPLMYIVGEDDLSSSSIENADLIEETLRAAGKSQLFTRLSYPGAGHLIEPPYSPNSRASLWSVKPKKLITLWGGHLAPHAAAQEDAWKKILDFMENNLRQ encoded by the exons ATGCTGAGAACACATATGACTGTGACAACAATACGGCAGCTcatggaaatgaaaataataccaTGCTTCAGTTTACACAGGAAACTTGCAGGTTTGCATCATGCAGTGG GTGCAGTTCGGTGGAGGAGCAGCTATAGACAACCTCCTGTGTTGATAGCTGCTCCCGCTCGCGCCCTCATAGATGAACAGATCAGCATTAAAGGGCGTTTCCTGCCCCCTCACTGTCCGGTTACAGTACATTCACAAATGCATAGCGAGGATGGTGACCTATGGGAGGCATTTGCCCATTATAATGCAGATGCAGACGGCACTGTCAGCT TGACCAGGGATCACTCAGTTGGGGGTTCATATTCGGGATGTGAGCCCATGGGACTCTTCTGGGGACTGCAGCCGGCTCCTGGAGCAAGAGAAGGTTTGAG attgaggaaaaaaaatgtagagaCTCCATACGTAGTTCACGTGTCCTTACTGGAGGGCCACGTGTCACCCAGCGAGGAGCAGAGCAATGAGCTGGCTGCTGTAACGACTGAGCGCTGGTACATGGCACCAGGCGTAAGGAGGATAGAGATCTGTCAAGATGGAGTTGTAGGGACGTTATTCTTACCCCCTG GTACGGGCCCGTTTCCAGGCATGTTGGACCTGTGGGGAATGGGTGGAGGACTGGTGGAGTACCGTTCTGCCCTGTTTGCATCCAGAGGCTACGCCAGCCTGTCGGTTGCCTACATAGGGCACAAAGAATTACCTGGcccacaaaacaaaatcaatgttGGTGATTCATATTTCAAG TCAGCCTTCCACCTACTTCAAGATCATCATCAGGTCTGCGCCGACAGAATTGGGATCATCGGTCTGTCATTTGGAGTCTACCTGACTCTTCGACTTGCCACTAACATTGGTGTCAAA CCATCCTGTTTGATTTGTATAAATGGGCCAGTAGGAAGTACCATCAAGCTCTCAGATGATGATGGGAGGACGGAAAACTTTGAAGG TGACCAGAAATACTGGATGTATGATGACCAAGGCCATGTCAGCTTCAGAGCAGTCTCCTTACCCGCTAACCTTTCCCCTGAGAGCAAAGTGAAG ataGAGAACCTCACCTGCCCTCTAATGTATATAGTGGGAGAGGATGACCTGAGCAGTTCAAGCATAGAGAACGCAGACCTG ATTGAGGAGACCCTGAGGGCTGCAGGTAAATCTCAGCTGTTCACTCGTCTGTCATACCCCGGTGCTGGTCATCTGATTGAACCGCCGTACTCACCAAATTCAAGAGCGTCCCTGTGGAGCGTCAAACCAAAAAAAC TGATCACTCTGTGGGGAGGTCACCTAGCGCCCCACGCTGCTGCCCAGGAAGATGCCTGGAAGAAGATCCTGGATTTTATGGAAAACAATCTGAGACAGTGA
- the LOC108898918 gene encoding bile acid-CoA:amino acid N-acyltransferase isoform X3 → MLRTHMTVTTIRQLMEMKIIPCFSLHRKLAGLHHAVVTRDHSVGGSYSGCEPMGLFWGLQPAPGAREGLRLRKKNVETPYVVHVSLLEGHVSPSEEQSNELAAVTTERWYMAPGVRRIEICQDGVVGTLFLPPGTGPFPGMLDLWGMGGGLVEYRSALFASRGYASLSVAYIGHKELPGPQNKINVGDSYFKSAFHLLQDHHQVCADRIGIIGLSFGVYLTLRLATNIGVKPSCLICINGPVGSTIKLSDDDGRTENFEGDQKYWMYDDQGHVSFRAVSLPANLSPESKVKIENLTCPLMYIVGEDDLSSSSIENADLIEETLRAAGKSQLFTRLSYPGAGHLIEPPYSPNSRASLWSVKPKKLITLWGGHLAPHAAAQEDAWKKILDFMENNLRQ, encoded by the exons ATGCTGAGAACACATATGACTGTGACAACAATACGGCAGCTcatggaaatgaaaataataccaTGCTTCAGTTTACACAGGAAACTTGCAGGTTTGCATCATGCAGTGG TGACCAGGGATCACTCAGTTGGGGGTTCATATTCGGGATGTGAGCCCATGGGACTCTTCTGGGGACTGCAGCCGGCTCCTGGAGCAAGAGAAGGTTTGAG attgaggaaaaaaaatgtagagaCTCCATACGTAGTTCACGTGTCCTTACTGGAGGGCCACGTGTCACCCAGCGAGGAGCAGAGCAATGAGCTGGCTGCTGTAACGACTGAGCGCTGGTACATGGCACCAGGCGTAAGGAGGATAGAGATCTGTCAAGATGGAGTTGTAGGGACGTTATTCTTACCCCCTG GTACGGGCCCGTTTCCAGGCATGTTGGACCTGTGGGGAATGGGTGGAGGACTGGTGGAGTACCGTTCTGCCCTGTTTGCATCCAGAGGCTACGCCAGCCTGTCGGTTGCCTACATAGGGCACAAAGAATTACCTGGcccacaaaacaaaatcaatgttGGTGATTCATATTTCAAG TCAGCCTTCCACCTACTTCAAGATCATCATCAGGTCTGCGCCGACAGAATTGGGATCATCGGTCTGTCATTTGGAGTCTACCTGACTCTTCGACTTGCCACTAACATTGGTGTCAAA CCATCCTGTTTGATTTGTATAAATGGGCCAGTAGGAAGTACCATCAAGCTCTCAGATGATGATGGGAGGACGGAAAACTTTGAAGG TGACCAGAAATACTGGATGTATGATGACCAAGGCCATGTCAGCTTCAGAGCAGTCTCCTTACCCGCTAACCTTTCCCCTGAGAGCAAAGTGAAG ataGAGAACCTCACCTGCCCTCTAATGTATATAGTGGGAGAGGATGACCTGAGCAGTTCAAGCATAGAGAACGCAGACCTG ATTGAGGAGACCCTGAGGGCTGCAGGTAAATCTCAGCTGTTCACTCGTCTGTCATACCCCGGTGCTGGTCATCTGATTGAACCGCCGTACTCACCAAATTCAAGAGCGTCCCTGTGGAGCGTCAAACCAAAAAAAC TGATCACTCTGTGGGGAGGTCACCTAGCGCCCCACGCTGCTGCCCAGGAAGATGCCTGGAAGAAGATCCTGGATTTTATGGAAAACAATCTGAGACAGTGA
- the LOC108898918 gene encoding peroxisomal succinyl-coenzyme A thioesterase isoform X2, whose amino-acid sequence MLRTHMTVTTIRQLMEMKIIPCFSLHRKLAGAVRWRSSYRQPPVLIAAPARALIDEQISIKGRFLPPHCPVTVHSQMHSEDGDLWEAFAHYNADADGTVSLTRDHSVGGSYSGCEPMGLFWGLQPAPGAREGLRLRKKNVETPYVVHVSLLEGHVSPSEEQSNELAAVTTERWYMAPGVRRIEICQDGVVGTLFLPPGTGPFPGMLDLWGMGGGLVEYRSALFASRGYASLSVAYIGHKELPGPQNKINVGDSYFKSAFHLLQDHHQVCADRIGIIGLSFGVYLTLRLATNIGVKPSCLICINGPVGSTIKLSDDDGRTENFEGDQKYWMYDDQGHVSFRAVSLPANLSPESKVKIENLTCPLMYIVGEDDLSSSSIENADLIEETLRAAGKSQLFTRLSYPGAGHLIEPPYSPNSRASLWSVKPKKLITLWGGHLAPHAAAQEDAWKKILDFMENNLRQ is encoded by the exons ATGCTGAGAACACATATGACTGTGACAACAATACGGCAGCTcatggaaatgaaaataataccaTGCTTCAGTTTACACAGGAAACTTGCAG GTGCAGTTCGGTGGAGGAGCAGCTATAGACAACCTCCTGTGTTGATAGCTGCTCCCGCTCGCGCCCTCATAGATGAACAGATCAGCATTAAAGGGCGTTTCCTGCCCCCTCACTGTCCGGTTACAGTACATTCACAAATGCATAGCGAGGATGGTGACCTATGGGAGGCATTTGCCCATTATAATGCAGATGCAGACGGCACTGTCAGCT TGACCAGGGATCACTCAGTTGGGGGTTCATATTCGGGATGTGAGCCCATGGGACTCTTCTGGGGACTGCAGCCGGCTCCTGGAGCAAGAGAAGGTTTGAG attgaggaaaaaaaatgtagagaCTCCATACGTAGTTCACGTGTCCTTACTGGAGGGCCACGTGTCACCCAGCGAGGAGCAGAGCAATGAGCTGGCTGCTGTAACGACTGAGCGCTGGTACATGGCACCAGGCGTAAGGAGGATAGAGATCTGTCAAGATGGAGTTGTAGGGACGTTATTCTTACCCCCTG GTACGGGCCCGTTTCCAGGCATGTTGGACCTGTGGGGAATGGGTGGAGGACTGGTGGAGTACCGTTCTGCCCTGTTTGCATCCAGAGGCTACGCCAGCCTGTCGGTTGCCTACATAGGGCACAAAGAATTACCTGGcccacaaaacaaaatcaatgttGGTGATTCATATTTCAAG TCAGCCTTCCACCTACTTCAAGATCATCATCAGGTCTGCGCCGACAGAATTGGGATCATCGGTCTGTCATTTGGAGTCTACCTGACTCTTCGACTTGCCACTAACATTGGTGTCAAA CCATCCTGTTTGATTTGTATAAATGGGCCAGTAGGAAGTACCATCAAGCTCTCAGATGATGATGGGAGGACGGAAAACTTTGAAGG TGACCAGAAATACTGGATGTATGATGACCAAGGCCATGTCAGCTTCAGAGCAGTCTCCTTACCCGCTAACCTTTCCCCTGAGAGCAAAGTGAAG ataGAGAACCTCACCTGCCCTCTAATGTATATAGTGGGAGAGGATGACCTGAGCAGTTCAAGCATAGAGAACGCAGACCTG ATTGAGGAGACCCTGAGGGCTGCAGGTAAATCTCAGCTGTTCACTCGTCTGTCATACCCCGGTGCTGGTCATCTGATTGAACCGCCGTACTCACCAAATTCAAGAGCGTCCCTGTGGAGCGTCAAACCAAAAAAAC TGATCACTCTGTGGGGAGGTCACCTAGCGCCCCACGCTGCTGCCCAGGAAGATGCCTGGAAGAAGATCCTGGATTTTATGGAAAACAATCTGAGACAGTGA
- the LOC108898920 gene encoding protein S100-B has product MEASNENNMSDLENGMVTIIQVFHKYSGHKCKLRKAELKALINNEMNHFIMKIHENEILDELFADLDQNGDLEIDFKEFIALISMVTSACHELY; this is encoded by the exons ATGGAG GCCTCAAACGAGAATAATATGTCAGATCTGGAGAATGGCATGGTCACGATTATCCAAGTTTTCCACAAATACTCAGGTCACAAGTGCAAGCTGAGGAAAGCTGAGCTTAAAGCGCTAATCAACAATGAGATGAACCATTTCATAATG AAAATCCATGAGAACGAAATTCTAGATGAGCTCTTTGCGGACCTCGACCAGAACGGAGACCTGGAGATTGACTTCAAGGAGTTCATCGCCCTCATCTCCATGGTCACCTCAGCATGTCATGAACTCTACTAA
- the inpp1 gene encoding inositol polyphosphate 1-phosphatase codes for MADLLRLLLRVAEKAANVARVCRQEAPLFQLLVQEKTGDDKNKKFVQDFKTLADVVIQEMIRHDVGAQFPEMAGFIHGEESNKFENGLGESVTVTVCSTEEETAALLATVLDGDHTAASLLARAIHQNPATIDASTDSLTVPLSPSELGIWIDPIDATSQYIEGREEVLEEGHLSPSGLHCALVLIGVYRRSTGEPVMGVINQPFHHKDPSGGGWRGKHFWGVSCGDVNVCSLSRPKGGSEGLSAVLSSSEKQVVKESLASLCSPEKLMYASGAGYKILCVIQGLADVYVLSEGSTFKWDSCAPHALLRALGGGVVDLTKSLQSGSGAQDQQTELTYHQPYTECKGADRWANHGGLVAYRDCSQLQSIIGVLKGKL; via the exons ATGGCTGAtctgctgaggctgctgctgcggGTGGCTGAGAAAGCGGCTAACGTGGCTCGGGTCTGCAGGCAGGAGGCTCCCCTCTTTCAGCTCCTAGTGCAAGAGAAGACCGGAGATGACAAGAACAAGAAGTTTGTCCAGGACTTCAAGACGCTCGCCGACGTGGTGATCCAGGAGATGATCCGGCATGATGTTGGTGCTCAG TTCCCTGAAATGGCTGGCTTCATTCATGGAGAGGAGTCCAACAAGTTTGAAAATGGGCTTG GAGAGAGTGTGACAGTCACAGtgtgcagcacagaggaggagaccgCGGCGCTGCTGGCCACAGTGCTGGACGGTGACCACACGGCGGCATCTCTGCTGGCTCGAGCCATCCACCAAAACCCGGCGACCATCGACGCTAGCACAGACAGCCTGACGGTGCCCCTCAGCCCCTCAGAGCTCGGAATCTGGATCGATCCCATAG ATGCCACCAGCCAGTACATAGAGGGCCGAGAGGAGGTGCTGGAGGAGGGTCACCTGTCTCCTTCAGGTCTTCACTGTGCTTTGGTTCTGATCGGGGTTTACCGCCGCAGCACAGGCGAGCCCGTCATGGGCGTCATCAACCAGCCGTTCCACCACAAAGATCCTTCAGGTGGAGG CTGGAGGGGGAAGCACTTCTGGGGAGTGTCCTGCGGCGACGTCAACGTCTGCTCGCTATCTCGGCCCAAAGGTGGATCCGAAGGCCTCTCTGCGGTGCTGAGCTCCAGTGAGAAGCAGGTGGTAAAGGAATCCCTGGCTTCACTGTGCAGCCCCGAGAAGCTGATGTACGCCTCTGGAGCCGGCTACAAGATCCTGTGCGTCATCCAGGGCCTCGCCGACGTCTACGTCCTCTCAGAGGGCAGCACCTTTAAGTGGGACTCCTGTGCTCCTCACGCCCTGCTCCGGGCCCTCGGAGGGGGGGTGGTGGACCtgactaagagtctacagtcCGGCTCTGGAGCACAGGATCAGCAGACAGAACTGACGTATCACCAGCCTTACACCGAATGTAAAGGAGCCGACCGCTGGGCCAACCACGGAGGCCTGGTGGCTTATCGAGACTGTTCTCAGCTCCAAAGCATCATCGGGGTTCTGAAAGGCAAGTTGTAG